Proteins encoded together in one Quercus lobata isolate SW786 chromosome 3, ValleyOak3.0 Primary Assembly, whole genome shotgun sequence window:
- the LOC115980945 gene encoding 33 kDa ribonucleoprotein, chloroplastic-like, giving the protein QQVGGRIVKVNFPEVPKGGEREVMGPKMWGTNKGYIDSPHKIYSGNLGWGLTSQGLRDAFADQRGLLSAKVIYERDTGRSRGFGFVSFETAEDAESALSSMNGAEVEGRPLRLNMAAQRAQSASPPVVERNVENNLDSSDLLSSISS; this is encoded by the exons CAGCAAGTTGGAGGCCGAATTGTTAAGGTGAACTTCCCAGAAGTGCCAAAGGGAGGTGAAAGGGAAGTAATGGGGCCAAAGATGTGGGGCACCAACAAGGGCTATATAGACAGCCCTCACAAGATCTATTCTGGAAACCTTGGTTGGGGCCTCACTTCCCAGGGTCTAAGAGATGCTTTTGCAGATCAGCGAGGCCTATTGAGTGCCAAAGTCATTTATGAGAGAGACACAGGAAGATCACGTGGTTTTGGGTTTGTCTCTTTTGAAACCGCCGAGGATGCAGAATCTGCATTGAGTTCCATGAACGGAGCG GAGGTTGAAGGGCGGCCTTTACGATTAAATATGGCTGCACAAAGGGCTCAGTCTGCTTCTCCACCGGTGGTGGAAAGAAATGTGGAGAACAATCTTGACAGCAGCGATTTGCTTTCTAGCATCAGCAGCTGA